One stretch of Niallia sp. XMNu-256 DNA includes these proteins:
- a CDS encoding small acid-soluble spore protein P: MVNKNDGKDMRRNQPKQSGQQEPLSGSHKVKNRNHSRQKGKSHHDM, translated from the coding sequence ATGGTCAATAAAAACGATGGAAAAGATATGAGAAGAAATCAACCTAAACAATCGGGACAACAAGAACCTTTAAGTGGATCCCATAAAGTAAAAAATCGTAACCATTCAAGACAAAAAGGAAAATCCCATCACGATATGTAA
- the sspO gene encoding small acid-soluble spore protein O, with product MAKRRANHVIPGANAASAQGKGAGFNEEFSNEPLTEAQKLNNKKRKKNQ from the coding sequence ATGGCAAAAAGACGAGCTAACCACGTAATTCCAGGTGCTAACGCAGCAAGTGCACAAGGAAAAGGGGCAGGCTTTAACGAAGAATTTTCAAATGAGCCCTTAACAGAAGCACAAAAATTAAATAATAAAAAACGTAAGAAAAACCAATAA